The following coding sequences are from one Streptomyces sp. NBC_01485 window:
- a CDS encoding penicillin acylase family protein — MPPNTTATSGDKPGKSGRKKGRKARLIVLVLVLAIIGGIAYGAYWSISTVRASFPQTKGSITLEGLSGPVDVQRDGYGIPQIYADSDEDLFMAQGYVQAQDRFYEMDVRRHMTSGRLSEMFGKSQVDNDEFLRTLGWDRVAQQEYDTKLSPATKKHLQAYAKGVNAYLKGKDGADISLEYAALGFTNDYKPAQWTPVDSVSWLKAMAWDLRGNMQDEIDRALMTSRLGPQQIAELYPQYPYDRNQAIVQEGQYDELTKSFKQSGGDGESGSGDSSANGGSGGGTSGGGSGTAGGTGSALQSQLSGLYDVLDDLPTAVGVNGNGIGSNSWVVAGKYTITGKPLLANDPHLSASLPSVWYQMGLHCRTVSAKCRYDVSGYTFAGMPGVIIGHNQTISWGMTNSGVDVTDLYLEKLSGDDGYQYDGKVKPFTTREETIKVAGGAAKKIVVRQTEDGMPLLSDRADELVKVGKKATVDTAAPDRGDGYAVALKWTALEPGTSMDAVFAMGKAKDWDDFRAAAKLFDVPSQNLVYADTANHIGYQLPGKIPTRAKRVDGSIPAPGWDSKYKWTGYIGFDELPYEYDPARGYIVTANQAVVDKDKYPYTLTTDWGYGTRSQRITDLIKLKIKGGGKISTDDMRQMQLDDDSQIARLLVTKLLDINLDDPDVREAQKLLQGWDYRQDADSAAAAYFNAVWRNILKLAFGNKLPKELRVEGQCLWVDPVDSTGPVDDTDKVRECGQREADQAQPDGGDRWFEVVRNLMDKPDSAWWTTPESGTRPGADHNRDELFARAMIDARWELTAKLGKDIDTWSWGRLHRLFLKNQTLGTSGPGFLQYILNRGPWKLSGGEAAVNATGWNAAGGYGVVWVPSMRMVVNLDDLDKSKWINLSGASGHAFSAHYTDQTGKWANGELLDWSFSKKAVDAATSDTLVLKP; from the coding sequence ATGCCCCCCAACACCACCGCCACATCGGGTGACAAGCCCGGCAAGTCCGGCAGGAAGAAGGGGCGCAAAGCCCGTTTGATCGTGCTTGTGCTGGTGCTGGCCATCATCGGAGGCATCGCCTACGGCGCCTACTGGTCCATCAGCACCGTCCGCGCGTCCTTCCCGCAGACCAAGGGTTCGATCACGCTCGAGGGCCTGTCCGGACCGGTCGACGTGCAGCGGGACGGTTACGGAATCCCGCAGATCTACGCGGATTCCGACGAGGACCTGTTCATGGCGCAGGGCTACGTCCAGGCGCAGGACCGGTTCTACGAGATGGACGTGCGCCGGCACATGACGTCCGGGCGGCTGTCGGAGATGTTCGGCAAGAGCCAGGTCGACAACGACGAGTTCCTGCGCACCCTGGGCTGGGATCGCGTAGCCCAGCAGGAGTACGACACCAAGCTGTCGCCCGCCACCAAGAAGCACCTCCAGGCGTACGCCAAGGGAGTCAACGCCTACCTCAAGGGCAAGGACGGCGCGGACATCTCCCTGGAGTACGCGGCCCTGGGCTTCACCAACGACTACAAGCCCGCCCAGTGGACCCCGGTCGACTCGGTCTCCTGGCTGAAGGCGATGGCCTGGGACCTGCGCGGCAACATGCAGGACGAGATCGACCGCGCCCTGATGACCAGCCGTCTCGGCCCGCAGCAGATCGCCGAGCTGTACCCGCAGTACCCGTACGACCGCAACCAGGCGATCGTCCAGGAGGGCCAGTACGACGAGCTGACCAAGTCGTTCAAGCAGAGCGGCGGGGACGGCGAGAGCGGCTCCGGCGACTCCTCCGCGAACGGCGGCTCGGGCGGCGGCACGAGCGGCGGTGGCAGCGGAACGGCGGGCGGCACGGGTTCGGCCCTGCAGAGCCAGCTCTCGGGCCTCTACGACGTCCTGGACGACCTGCCCACGGCCGTCGGTGTGAACGGCAACGGCATCGGCTCCAACTCGTGGGTCGTCGCCGGGAAGTACACGATCACCGGCAAGCCGCTGCTGGCCAACGACCCGCACCTGTCGGCGTCGCTGCCGTCCGTCTGGTACCAGATGGGCCTGCACTGTCGCACCGTCTCCGCCAAGTGCCGGTACGACGTCTCCGGCTACACCTTCGCGGGCATGCCCGGTGTGATCATCGGCCACAACCAGACCATCTCCTGGGGCATGACCAACTCCGGCGTCGACGTCACCGACCTCTACCTGGAGAAGCTCTCCGGCGACGACGGCTACCAGTACGACGGCAAGGTGAAGCCCTTCACCACGCGCGAGGAGACCATCAAGGTCGCCGGCGGGGCCGCCAAGAAGATCGTCGTCCGGCAGACGGAGGACGGGATGCCCCTGTTGTCAGACCGTGCCGACGAACTCGTCAAGGTCGGCAAGAAGGCCACCGTCGACACCGCGGCGCCCGACCGCGGCGACGGTTACGCCGTCGCCCTGAAGTGGACCGCGCTGGAACCGGGCACCTCCATGGACGCCGTCTTCGCCATGGGCAAGGCGAAGGACTGGGACGACTTCCGCGCCGCGGCCAAGCTCTTCGACGTGCCCTCGCAGAACCTCGTCTACGCCGACACCGCGAACCACATCGGCTACCAGCTGCCCGGAAAGATCCCCACGCGCGCCAAGCGCGTCGACGGCTCGATCCCCGCGCCCGGCTGGGACTCCAAGTACAAGTGGACCGGCTACATCGGCTTCGACGAGCTGCCCTACGAGTACGACCCCGCGCGCGGGTACATCGTCACCGCCAACCAGGCCGTCGTCGACAAGGACAAGTACCCCTACACGCTCACCACGGACTGGGGCTACGGCACCCGCAGCCAGCGGATCACCGACCTGATCAAGCTGAAGATCAAGGGCGGCGGCAAGATCTCCACCGACGACATGCGCCAGATGCAGCTGGACGACGACAGCCAGATCGCGCGGCTGCTCGTCACCAAGCTGCTGGACATCAACCTGGACGATCCGGACGTCCGCGAGGCGCAGAAGCTGCTGCAGGGCTGGGACTACCGGCAGGACGCCGACTCGGCCGCGGCCGCCTACTTCAACGCGGTCTGGCGCAACATCCTCAAGCTGGCCTTCGGCAACAAGCTGCCCAAGGAGCTGCGTGTCGAGGGGCAGTGCCTGTGGGTCGACCCGGTCGACAGCACCGGCCCGGTCGACGACACCGACAAGGTCCGCGAGTGCGGCCAGCGCGAAGCCGACCAGGCGCAGCCGGACGGCGGCGACCGCTGGTTCGAGGTGGTGCGCAACCTCATGGACAAGCCGGACAGCGCGTGGTGGACGACGCCCGAGTCGGGCACCCGCCCCGGCGCCGACCACAACCGCGACGAGCTGTTCGCGCGCGCCATGATCGACGCCCGCTGGGAGCTGACCGCCAAGCTCGGCAAGGACATCGACACCTGGAGCTGGGGCAGGCTGCACCGCCTGTTCCTGAAGAACCAGACCCTGGGCACCAGCGGCCCCGGCTTCTTGCAGTACATCCTCAACCGCGGCCCCTGGAAGCTCAGCGGCGGCGAGGCGGCGGTCAACGCGACCGGCTGGAACGCGGCCGGCGGCTACGGCGTCGTGTGGGTGCCGTCGATGCGGATGGTGGTCAACCTCGACGATCTCGACAAGTCGAAGTGGATCAACCTCAGCGGCGCCTCGGGGCACGCCTTCAGCGCCCACTACACCGACCAGACGGGCAAGTGGGCCAACGGTGAGCTGCTCGACTGGTCCTTCTCCAAGAAGGCGGTCGACGCCGCCACGAGCGACACCCTGGTCCTGAAGCCCTGA
- a CDS encoding VanZ family protein has protein sequence MSGINFRIESVEVLGPLLAAFTVLFAVRATRHRPGWRGRPALTRLVAALYAAGALHFTLFPIIVDRAQNLAPWTGQVQLIPLMGLLGMDVSFPLNVLLFLPFGMLLPLMTRREIGPGRAALRALAVSASIELTQLGMYILFSNGRGADVDDLVTNTLGAALGCLLVHLALRSATLSALTRTFALPGTAFASPALEARPTPATHQAV, from the coding sequence ATGAGCGGTATCAACTTCCGCATCGAATCCGTCGAGGTGCTCGGGCCGCTCCTCGCCGCCTTCACCGTGCTCTTCGCCGTTCGTGCCACCCGTCACCGTCCGGGCTGGCGCGGCAGGCCCGCGCTCACCCGGCTCGTGGCGGCCCTGTACGCGGCGGGTGCCCTGCACTTCACCCTGTTCCCGATCATCGTGGACCGGGCCCAGAACCTCGCCCCCTGGACCGGTCAGGTCCAGCTGATCCCTCTCATGGGCCTCCTCGGCATGGATGTCTCGTTCCCGCTCAACGTGCTCCTGTTCCTCCCCTTCGGGATGCTGCTCCCCCTCATGACCCGCCGGGAGATCGGCCCGGGGCGGGCCGCCCTCCGTGCCCTGGCCGTGAGCGCCTCGATCGAGCTCACCCAACTCGGCATGTACATCCTGTTCAGCAACGGCCGAGGGGCGGATGTCGACGACCTCGTCACCAACACCCTCGGCGCCGCGCTCGGCTGTCTCCTCGTCCACCTCGCACTCCGCTCCGCCACCCTCTCCGCTCTCACCCGCACCTTCGCTCTCCCGGGCACCGCCTTCGCCTCCCCCGCCCTCGAAGCCCGGCCCACCCCTGCAACGCATCAGGCCGTCTGA
- the moaC gene encoding cyclic pyranopterin monophosphate synthase MoaC, protein MSTQDRLTHIDEAGAARMVDVSGKDVTARTARASGRVLVSPRVVELLRGEGLPKGDALATARIAGIMGAKRTPDLIPLCHPLAVSGVKLDLSVADDAVEITATVKTTDRTGVEMEALTAVSVAALTVIDMVKAVDKAAVITDVRVEEKTGGKSGDWSRA, encoded by the coding sequence ATGAGTACGCAGGACCGACTGACGCACATCGACGAGGCGGGCGCCGCCCGCATGGTCGACGTTTCCGGCAAGGACGTGACCGCGCGCACCGCGCGCGCGAGCGGCCGTGTCCTCGTCTCACCCCGGGTGGTCGAGCTGCTGCGGGGCGAGGGGCTACCCAAGGGTGACGCGCTGGCCACCGCGCGGATCGCGGGCATCATGGGCGCCAAACGCACCCCGGACCTCATCCCGCTGTGCCACCCCCTGGCCGTCTCCGGTGTGAAACTGGACCTGTCGGTCGCGGACGACGCCGTGGAGATCACCGCCACGGTGAAGACGACGGACCGTACGGGCGTGGAGATGGAAGCCCTCACCGCGGTCTCCGTCGCCGCGCTCACCGTGATCGACATGGTGAAGGCGGTCGACAAGGCAGCGGTCATCACGGACGTCCGCGTGGAGGAGAAGACGGGCGGCAAGTCGGGCGACTGGAGCCGGGCATGA
- a CDS encoding 5-formyltetrahydrofolate cyclo-ligase, with amino-acid sequence MSHLEGGPESDKRMLRREFLAMRNRLTTDDLRTAAVALAARALELPELAHARVVAAYVSVGTEPGTLALLDALRARGVRVLLPVLLPDNDLDWGAYAGQDSLSPVRHGGKTALLEPTGERLGPDAVTGADVVLLPGLAVDEHGMRLGRGGGSYDRVLARLADSGARPRLVVLLYDTEVVEHVPGEAHDRPVHAVVTPSGVRRFT; translated from the coding sequence ATGAGCCACCTCGAAGGCGGACCAGAGTCTGACAAACGTATGTTGCGGCGAGAGTTCCTCGCCATGAGAAACAGGTTGACGACGGATGACCTGCGCACGGCGGCCGTCGCCCTGGCCGCCCGCGCCCTGGAGCTGCCCGAGTTGGCGCACGCGCGCGTGGTGGCGGCATACGTCTCCGTGGGCACCGAACCGGGCACCCTGGCGCTGCTGGACGCGCTCCGCGCGCGGGGCGTCCGCGTCCTGCTCCCCGTACTGCTGCCCGACAACGACCTGGACTGGGGCGCCTACGCCGGCCAGGACTCCCTCTCACCGGTCCGGCACGGCGGGAAGACGGCCCTCCTGGAGCCGACCGGCGAGCGCCTCGGCCCGGACGCCGTGACGGGCGCCGACGTGGTGCTGCTCCCGGGGCTCGCGGTCGACGAGCACGGTATGCGGCTGGGCCGCGGCGGAGGCTCGTACGACCGCGTGCTGGCCCGCCTGGCGGACTCCGGCGCCCGCCCCCGCCTGGTGGTGCTCCTGTACGACACCGAGGTCGTCGAGCACGTCCCCGGGGAGGCGCACGACCGACCGGTACACGCCGTGGTGACACCCTCGGGAGTACGCCGCTTCACCTGA
- a CDS encoding MogA/MoaB family molybdenum cofactor biosynthesis protein has protein sequence MTTDGSIGGALQAPYAALVVTASNRAAAGVYEDRGGPLVAEGLKGFGFAVDGPRVVPDGDPVEAALRAGAEAGYDVIVTTGGTGISPTDRTPEATRAVIDHEVPGIAEAIRAYGREKVPTAALSRGLAGVAGGTLIVNLPGSAGGVKDGLAVLEPLLTHAVDQIRGGDHPRPGAGTGGAS, from the coding sequence ATGACAACCGATGGGTCGATCGGCGGCGCGTTGCAAGCGCCGTACGCCGCGCTGGTCGTGACCGCCTCCAACCGGGCCGCCGCCGGGGTCTACGAGGACCGGGGCGGGCCCCTGGTCGCCGAGGGCCTCAAGGGCTTCGGCTTCGCCGTCGACGGGCCGCGGGTCGTCCCCGACGGGGACCCGGTGGAGGCGGCGTTGCGGGCGGGGGCCGAGGCGGGTTACGACGTGATCGTCACCACAGGCGGCACCGGCATCTCGCCCACCGACCGGACGCCCGAGGCGACCCGCGCGGTCATCGACCACGAGGTCCCGGGCATCGCGGAGGCCATCCGGGCGTACGGCCGGGAGAAGGTGCCGACCGCCGCGCTCTCCCGGGGTCTGGCCGGAGTGGCGGGCGGCACGCTGATCGTCAACCTGCCCGGTTCCGCCGGCGGGGTGAAGGACGGACTGGCCGTCCTGGAGCCCCTGTTGACGCATGCCGTCGACCAGATCCGCGGCGGCGACCACCCCAGACCCGGGGCCGGTACGGGGGGTGCGAGCTGA
- the glp gene encoding molybdotransferase-like divisome protein Glp, giving the protein MSTAAPRTAGQDHLWSVDEHLADILATVRPLEPIELQLPDAQGCVLVEDVTVAVSLPPFDNSSMDGYAVRVADVAGASEEFPAALDVVGDVAAGQQADLLYVGPGQAARIMTGAPLPSGAEAVVPVEWTDGGLGEGPVRGMRARSLAPEQASGHVRVYRSAEARAHVRAKGSDVKAGDRALDAGTVLGPPQIALLAAIGRAAVRVRPRPRVVVMSTGSELVQPGEELGSGQIYDSNSFALTAAARDAGAIAYRVGAVADDADTLRSTIEDQLVRADMVVTTGGVSVGAYDVVKEALEHVGDEDEAGGGVEFRKLAMQPGKPQGFGSIGPDHTPLLALPGNPVSSYVSFELFVRPAIRTLMGLDDVHRPTTRATLVADKALTSPKGRRQFLRAVCADGTVRPVGGAGSHLVAALAHADSLIVVPEDVESVEPGTEVEVVLLG; this is encoded by the coding sequence TTGAGCACCGCCGCGCCCCGCACCGCCGGCCAGGACCACCTCTGGTCGGTGGACGAACACCTGGCGGACATCCTCGCCACCGTCCGCCCCCTGGAGCCCATCGAGCTGCAACTGCCCGACGCCCAGGGCTGCGTCCTCGTCGAGGACGTCACGGTGGCGGTCTCCCTGCCGCCCTTCGACAACAGCTCCATGGACGGGTACGCGGTACGGGTCGCGGATGTCGCGGGCGCGAGCGAGGAGTTCCCGGCGGCGCTGGACGTCGTCGGGGACGTCGCGGCGGGGCAGCAGGCCGACCTGCTGTACGTGGGGCCGGGCCAGGCCGCCCGGATCATGACCGGCGCGCCCCTCCCGTCCGGCGCCGAGGCCGTCGTCCCTGTGGAGTGGACCGACGGCGGGCTCGGCGAGGGACCGGTCAGAGGGATGCGCGCCCGCAGCCTCGCCCCCGAGCAGGCGTCCGGGCACGTGCGCGTGTACCGGTCCGCCGAGGCACGCGCGCACGTACGCGCGAAGGGCAGCGACGTGAAGGCCGGCGACCGCGCCCTCGACGCCGGGACCGTCCTCGGCCCGCCCCAGATCGCCCTGCTGGCAGCGATCGGCCGCGCCGCCGTACGCGTGCGCCCGCGCCCGCGCGTGGTCGTCATGTCCACCGGCAGCGAACTCGTCCAGCCCGGCGAGGAACTGGGCAGCGGCCAGATCTACGACTCCAACAGCTTCGCCCTCACCGCGGCCGCGCGGGACGCCGGCGCGATCGCGTACCGGGTCGGCGCGGTCGCCGACGACGCCGACACGCTCCGCTCCACCATCGAGGACCAGCTCGTCCGCGCGGACATGGTCGTCACCACCGGCGGGGTGAGCGTCGGGGCGTACGACGTCGTCAAGGAGGCCCTGGAGCACGTCGGCGACGAGGACGAGGCGGGCGGCGGCGTCGAGTTCCGCAAGCTCGCCATGCAGCCGGGCAAGCCGCAGGGCTTCGGCTCGATCGGCCCCGACCACACCCCCCTGCTGGCCCTGCCCGGCAACCCGGTGTCGTCGTACGTCTCCTTCGAACTGTTCGTCCGCCCCGCCATCCGCACCCTCATGGGCCTCGACGACGTCCACCGGCCCACCACGCGCGCGACACTGGTCGCCGACAAGGCGCTGACCTCGCCGAAGGGCCGCAGACAGTTCCTGCGGGCCGTCTGTGCCGACGGCACCGTCCGCCCGGTCGGCGGGGCCGGCTCCCACCTGGTGGCCGCCCTCGCGCACGCCGACTCGCTGATCGTCGTCCCCGAGGACGTGGAGTCCGTCGAGCCCGGCACCGAGGTCGAGGTGGTCCTTCTCGGCTGA
- a CDS encoding gephyrin-like molybdotransferase receptor GlpR translates to MSSSGLIYAVIVGAWAAYLVPMWLRRQDELNEARPTERFSTAIRLLSGRAGMERRYAKDLRARSTDEGEQGADASDAVTDSVDVRAFVMPPTRPQVKAQVPERGQERAADRGHDRGHNRGQERGQERSHEQRGHEQRGHERGHERGPGRPETAREPAREPAREPARESVGKPAREQREQREQREQGATPAREGGAVPAGRRVPVARRTPSAQASAARAQRSKALARRRRTTVMLFLAFTLGTIVAAVGGLTLLWAPGVPAVLLSAYIAYLRSQEHRRFAYQMDRRRAEVAAQRLRERQPRRRAPAPASASSSVDPGLDAGAEEPHEALEPETDPGLLALAADRRALVEQTDHAEWVDQQRERQRRPGHGESWDPVPVPLPTYVTAPVAPRATSDVDLGAPDAWSSARSSSVAPEHEAADSGTAPDGEPDAADHAEDTAADGDERSDARRAASARRSRERGHTPLFDQYEDGERPRAANE, encoded by the coding sequence GTGAGCAGCAGCGGCCTCATCTACGCAGTCATTGTCGGGGCCTGGGCCGCCTACTTGGTGCCGATGTGGCTCCGTAGGCAGGACGAGCTGAACGAGGCCCGTCCGACGGAACGCTTCAGCACCGCCATTCGGCTGCTTTCCGGACGGGCGGGCATGGAGCGCCGGTACGCCAAGGACCTGCGGGCGCGCTCCACCGACGAGGGGGAGCAGGGCGCCGACGCCTCGGACGCCGTCACCGACTCGGTGGACGTCCGGGCCTTCGTCATGCCTCCGACCCGCCCGCAGGTGAAGGCGCAGGTTCCGGAGCGAGGGCAGGAGCGGGCGGCGGACCGGGGTCACGACAGGGGTCACAACCGGGGGCAGGAACGCGGTCAGGAGCGAAGCCACGAGCAGCGGGGGCACGAGCAGCGGGGCCACGAGCGGGGTCACGAGCGCGGGCCGGGGCGTCCGGAGACGGCGCGTGAACCGGCGCGCGAGCCCGCTCGTGAACCGGCGCGCGAATCGGTGGGCAAGCCCGCGCGGGAGCAGCGCGAACAGCGCGAGCAACGTGAACAGGGCGCGACGCCCGCGCGCGAGGGAGGCGCCGTTCCGGCGGGCCGGCGCGTGCCGGTCGCGCGGCGTACGCCGTCCGCGCAGGCGTCCGCCGCGCGTGCCCAGCGCTCGAAGGCGCTCGCGCGCCGTCGGCGCACCACCGTGATGCTCTTCCTCGCTTTCACGCTCGGCACGATCGTCGCGGCGGTCGGCGGCCTCACCCTCCTCTGGGCGCCCGGTGTGCCCGCTGTCCTGCTGAGCGCGTACATCGCGTACCTGCGTTCCCAGGAGCACCGCCGTTTCGCGTACCAGATGGACCGCAGGCGTGCCGAGGTGGCCGCGCAGCGGCTGCGGGAGCGTCAGCCGCGCCGGCGTGCGCCTGCGCCGGCGAGCGCGTCGTCGTCCGTCGACCCCGGCCTCGACGCCGGCGCAGAGGAGCCGCACGAGGCCCTCGAACCGGAGACCGACCCGGGCCTGCTGGCGCTCGCCGCCGACCGCAGGGCGCTCGTCGAGCAGACCGACCACGCGGAGTGGGTCGACCAGCAGCGCGAGCGACAGCGCCGGCCCGGTCACGGCGAGAGCTGGGACCCAGTACCGGTACCGCTGCCGACCTACGTGACCGCGCCGGTCGCCCCCCGGGCCACCTCCGACGTGGACCTCGGGGCACCGGACGCCTGGAGCTCGGCCCGTTCGAGCTCGGTCGCACCGGAGCACGAAGCGGCGGACTCCGGCACCGCACCGGACGGGGAACCGGACGCGGCGGACCACGCGGAGGACACGGCGGCGGACGGCGATGAGCGCAGCGACGCCCGACGCGCCGCCTCGGCCCGCCGCTCCCGCGAACGCGGCCACACCCCGCTGTTCGACCAGTACGAGGACGGCGAGCGACCCCGGGCCGCCAACGAATAA
- the galU gene encoding UTP--glucose-1-phosphate uridylyltransferase GalU: MTQSHPRISKAVIPAAGLGTRFLPATKATPKEMLPVVDKPAIQYVVEEAVSAGLDDVLMVTGRNKRPLEDHFDRNYELESALQKKGDAARLAKVQQSSDLATMHYVRQGDPKGLGHAVLCAAPHVGQEPFAVLLGDDLIDPRDPLLQRMIEVQERHGGSVVALMEVAPEQIHLYGCAAVEPTADGDVVKVTGLVEKPDPADAPSNYAIIGRYVLDPSVFGVLRETEPGRGGEIQLTDALQQLAQDEKVGGPVHGVVFKGRRYDTGDRGDYLRAIVRLACEREDLGPDFRSWLRSYVTEEMQPL, encoded by the coding sequence ATGACTCAGTCGCACCCCAGGATCAGCAAGGCTGTCATCCCCGCAGCCGGCCTCGGCACCCGGTTCCTGCCGGCGACCAAGGCCACTCCCAAGGAGATGCTGCCGGTCGTGGACAAGCCGGCGATCCAGTACGTGGTCGAGGAGGCCGTCTCCGCCGGTCTCGACGACGTCCTCATGGTCACGGGCCGCAACAAGCGCCCCCTGGAGGACCACTTCGACCGCAACTACGAACTCGAGTCGGCGCTGCAGAAGAAGGGCGACGCCGCCAGGCTCGCCAAGGTCCAGCAGTCCAGCGACCTCGCGACCATGCACTACGTGCGCCAGGGCGACCCCAAGGGCCTCGGACACGCCGTCCTGTGCGCTGCCCCGCACGTCGGACAGGAGCCGTTCGCCGTCCTCCTGGGGGATGACCTCATCGACCCCCGCGACCCGCTGCTCCAGCGGATGATCGAGGTGCAGGAGCGGCACGGCGGCAGCGTCGTCGCGCTCATGGAGGTCGCCCCCGAGCAGATCCACCTCTACGGCTGCGCGGCCGTAGAGCCCACGGCGGACGGCGACGTGGTCAAAGTGACCGGTCTCGTCGAGAAGCCGGACCCGGCGGACGCCCCGTCCAACTACGCGATCATCGGACGCTACGTCCTCGACCCGAGCGTGTTCGGCGTCCTGCGCGAGACCGAGCCCGGCCGCGGCGGCGAGATCCAGCTCACCGACGCCCTCCAGCAGCTCGCGCAGGACGAGAAGGTCGGCGGTCCCGTCCACGGCGTCGTCTTCAAGGGCCGGCGCTATGACACCGGCGACCGCGGCGACTATCTGCGGGCCATTGTCAGACTCGCGTGCGAACGTGAAGATCTGGGTCCGGACTTCCGGTCCTGGCTTCGCAGTTACGTCACCGAGGAGATGCAGCCACTTTGA
- a CDS encoding GNAT family N-acetyltransferase produces MVEGDVVLRPIKLRDQRAWREVNRRNRDWLRPWEATIPPPAPSGPIAHRPTYRQMVRHLRSEAHAGRMLPFVIEYQGRLVGQLTVAGITWGSMCSGHVGYWVDESVAGRGVMPTAVALVVDHCFRTVGLHRIEVCIRPENGPSRRVVEKLGFREEGLRPRYLHIDGAWRDHLVFALTAEEVPEGLLSRWRRARSRRASN; encoded by the coding sequence CTGGTGGAGGGCGATGTCGTCCTGCGGCCGATAAAGCTGCGCGACCAGCGGGCCTGGCGTGAGGTCAACCGGCGCAACCGGGACTGGCTGCGCCCCTGGGAGGCGACCATTCCGCCGCCCGCGCCCAGTGGGCCGATCGCGCACCGGCCGACGTACCGTCAGATGGTCCGGCACCTGCGGTCCGAGGCGCACGCGGGGCGGATGCTGCCGTTCGTCATCGAGTACCAGGGGCGGTTGGTCGGGCAGTTGACGGTCGCCGGGATCACCTGGGGGTCGATGTGCTCCGGGCACGTCGGCTACTGGGTCGACGAGTCGGTGGCCGGCCGCGGGGTGATGCCGACGGCGGTGGCGCTCGTCGTGGACCACTGTTTCCGCACCGTCGGACTGCACCGCATCGAGGTCTGCATTCGGCCCGAGAACGGTCCCAGCCGCCGGGTCGTCGAGAAACTCGGATTCCGTGAGGAAGGGCTGCGGCCGCGCTATCTCCACATCGACGGCGCCTGGCGCGACCATCTCGTCTTCGCGCTCACGGCGGAGGAGGTCCCGGAGGGCCTGCTGAGCAGGTGGCGGCGAGCGCGCTCGCGGAGGGCGTCCAATTGA